In a single window of the Lates calcarifer isolate ASB-BC8 linkage group LG1, TLL_Latcal_v3, whole genome shotgun sequence genome:
- the ppp1r9ala gene encoding neurabin-1 isoform X1, with the protein MIKAESKGGERTLRSASPHRNAYKSDFHAIKCSFDGPKSEGAAKSYANGSSDTREDSRGRPFGTRVNKIKNIFLQMDGQQQECQEAKVTLKSDVSQVSPPKLQFPVNSHRANFNTATSPESHNLDKTPKGEDVEIDKVALAEKFSVTRKLFERGIKEQPAAEKQSPNRVVNRLSLGSASDEGKSTRRVSGSSDTTVKSEQTPSSAVKCRPDEKADGEKKHVPKPSLNAGPMSKRLENYMAENDSEDNNTAAAKGVTVSAKQHTTEHLQPTSPTRDSSHKPTSPLKEATNSSPVVNTTNKNTSQTACVINKPPTSGSNIGLKPTIPVTNAAYKSVSPTTDTTHKPLSPEQTAPISHGYKRSSSSGDGFSRTSAGGDDGKPHSPPPRDVKQPLSSAGGFQNTNRAKYSEKAKSNDNVVHSPTRDKPPSQTPSLDSRGVGMVRAELVVVQNESSESEENEDENVEDNVFKEEKVQRLKHLPAETQNCNLSYQALVRDVAKETQKFAETVGEGRLLEDVEQFELKEERREDRIVSQDADDNCEEDDEVAEEETEPEEQVGQSILDRVSPVVYGIENAAFVDDRDVDQVLREEEEEEEEDEEEDQMYREYDDCYEAPGLSDEEEPPLKRKIKFSTDPILVFSTFSNEEYDRRNDDVDPVAASAEYELEKRVEKMDVFPVEIEKGDNGLGISIIGMGVGADQGLEKLGIFVKTITEQGAAERDGRIQVNDQIVEVDGISLVGVTQLFAATVLKNTKGTVRFLIGREKPGTQSEVARLISETLEQEKNQQQQQQHLDDPYEHSTEEEERYEEEDGVDERILGSNFSPGRNVEVFELPDSEALFMPTNMDSSQMAFKFKELQLKHSIAAAEINQLKEKLRASEEDKSLWEARESALEQKIEDSSDKILKLESYWLEAQALCKTVNEQLAETQAQYETLDKKYNKAKKLLKDYQQKEIDFVKKEEELRKNLDEKDKWYKEQLESLQNRIAVLESREASCAEHQNSQDSAAEERLSSQGSVTNTQSVDSLLEQDWSELVPETERLDTSAHKAKGLLAQKAKRQPPSRSKLKESLTVASSHSQETEEEDEQEEQESPRRRRSIQESLSLPVPVCYPGSGQKDNPGEARDGSRTKVDLSSSPSLSLSQGDSVESSGSPSLSPPKDTSSPHSPTGFMRNVKKRESKGKGKELKEELNEPSPAGKPKRRFPDFGGLRKSGGKGKKHDKEAMRASLDSRGSAELLEESGGNLSPADSMTSIPTCMPFTWFGDKERDRDRDREPSSSSSSLPYAATETSSEQSHERKNKTNLSWSSLFSRSLDLSFSVIDDSNAASPSSDISGLVAEPNLSGRSHTLIFSSSETLDDEPVATGKEYQWQNRPVSEWTNQQVCHWLMGMNMDQYTPEFTTKGVDGQQLLHLDSDKLKALGVSSQSDRSTIKKKLKDMRKAQEKLEKQREKREKEVRRSGKLPVTTDSVC; encoded by the exons ATGATCAAAGCCGAAAGCAAAGGAGGCGAGAGGACCCTGAGGAGCGCGTCCCCTCACAGAAATGCATACAAGTCTGATTTTCATGCCATTAAATGCTCCTTTGATGGGCCAAAATCTGAGGGTGCTGCCAAATCATATGCAAACGGCTCCAGCGACACCCGGGAGGACTCAAGGGGGAGGCCTTTTGGGACAAGAGTGAACAAGATAAAGAACATATTCCTACAGATGGATGGTCAGCAACAGGAGTGCCAAGAAGCCAAGGTGACTTTGAAGTCTGATGTGTCCCAGGTTTCCCCGCCGAAGCTACAATTTCCAGTCAACTCACACAGAGCTAACTTCAACACTGCCACAAGCCCTGAATCACACAATTTAGATAAAACACCCAAAGGGGAGGATGTTGAGATTGACAAAGTGGCTTTAGCAGAGAAATTTTCTGTGACCAGAAAACTCTTTGAGAGGGGCATCAAAGAGCAGCCTGCAGCTGAAAAGCAGTCTCCAAACAGAGTAGTGAATCGCCTGTCCCTTGGAAGTGCCTCTGATGAGGGGAAAAGCACAAGGAGAGTATCGGGATCCTCCGACACCACTGTCAAATCAGAGCAAACTCCTTCATCAGCAGTTAAATGTCGACCAGATGAGAAGGCTGATGGTGAGAAAAAGCATGTGCCTAAACCGTCACTGAATGCAGGACCCATGTCCAAGAGGTTGGAGAATTACATGGCTGAGAATGACTCAgaagacaacaacacagctgCTGCAAAAGGGGTAACGGTATCTGCTAAACAACACACCACTGAACACTTACAGCCTACCTCTCCAACAAGGGACAGCTCGCACAAACCTACTTCTCCCCTCAAAGAAGCGACTAACTCTTCGCCTGTAGTTAATACCACTAACAAAAATACATCCCAGACGGCGTGTGTTATCAACAAACCACCAACCTCTGGGTCTAATATTGGGCTCAAACCAACAATCCCAGTTACTAATGCAGCTTACAAGTCTGTTTCTCCAACAACTGATACCACTCACAAACCCCTTTCACCAGAGCAAACAGCCCCAATTAGCCACGGCTACAAGCGTTCCTCGTCATCCGGTGATGGATTTAGCAGGACATCTGCCGGTGGGGATGATGGGAAGCCACATAGTCCGCCCCCAAGGGATGTGAAGCAGCCTCTGTCATCAGCTGGTGGCTTTCAGAACACCAACAGGGCCAAATACTCTGAAAAAGCCAAGAGTAATGACAATGTGGTACATAGTCCCACCAGGGACAAGCCACCCAGCCAGACCCCATCACTGGACTCCAGGGGGGTGGGCATGGTACGGGCAGAACTGGTAGTTGTTCAGAATGAATCTTCAGAGAGTGAGGAGAATGAAGATGAGAATGTTGAAGATAATGTATTTAAGGAAGAGAAGGTGCAGAGACTCAAACATCtaccagcagaaacacagaactGTAACCTGTCTTACCAGGCCTTAGTAAGAGATGTCgcaaaagagacacaaaagttTGCAGAGACTGTGGGTGAAGGTAGACTCCTTGAGGACGTAGAGCAGTTTGAGTTGAAAGAGGAAAGACGAGAGGACAGAATTGTGAGTCAAGACGCTGATGATAATTGCGAGGAAGATGATGAGGtagcagaggaggagacggagcCGGAGGAGCAGGTGGGCCAAAGCATCCTGGATCGGGTCTCTCCGGTGGTTTATGGTATTGAGAATGCAGCCTTTGTGGATGACAGGGACGTAGACCAGGTCCTtagggaagaggaggaagaagaggaggaagacgaggaggaggatcAAATGTACAGGGAGTACGATGACTGTTACGAAGCTCCTGGTCTGTCGGATGAGGAGGAGCCTCCCCTGAAGAGGAAGATCAAGTTCTCCACAGACCCAATTCTG GTCTTCAGTACCTTCTCCAATGAGGAATATGATCGGCGAAACGATGATGTGGACCCAGTCGCAGCGTCTGCAGAGTATGAACTGGAGAAAAGAGTGGAGAAGATGGATGTTTTCCCTGTGGAGATTGAGAAAG GAGATAACGGGCTGGGTATCAGTATCATAGGAATGGGAGTGGGAGCTGACCAGGGTCTGGAAAAGCTTGGCATTTTCGTCAAAACCATAACAGAGCAaggagcagctgagagagaTGGACG CATACAGGTGAATGACCAGATAGTGGAGGTGGATGGTATCAGCCTAGTGGGCGTCACACAACTGTTTGCTGCTACAGTCCTGAAGAACACCAAAGGCACAGTGAG gttccTGATTGGACGAGAGAAGCCAGGGACACAAAGCGAGGTAGCACGCCTCATAAGTGAGACACTGGAGCAGGAgaaaaaccagcagcagcagcaacaacacctGGATGATCCCTATGAACACTCAACAGAGGAG GAGGAGCGCTacgaggaggaggacggagTGGATGAGAGGATTCTGGGCTCCAATTTCTCTCCAGGGCGGAACGTAGAGGTGTTTGAGCTGCCTGATTCAGAGGCTTTGTTTATGCCTACCAACATGGACAGCTCTCAGATGGCCTTCAAGTTCAAAGAG CTGCAGCTCAAGCACAGCATTGCAGCAGCTGAAATAAATCAACTAAAGGAAAAG CTAAGGGCATCAGAGGAGGACAAATCGTTGTGGGAAGCCAGGGAGTCTGCACTGGAGCAAAAGATCGAGGATAGCAGTGACAAAATCCTGAAGCTGGAGAGTTACTGGCTGGAAGCCCAGGCTCTGTGTAAGACTGTGAATGAACAATTAGCTGAGACTCAGGCCCAGTATGAGACCCTGGACAAGAAGTACAACAAGGCCAAGAAACTGCTCAAGGACTACCAGCAGAA AGAGATAGACTTtgtgaagaaagaggaggagctgagaaaAAATTTAGATGAAAAAGACAAGTGGTACaaggagcagctggagagtCTACAGAACAGG ATAGCTGTCCTGGAGTCCAGAGAGGCCTCATGTGCAGAGCATCAGAACAGTCAGgactctgctgcagaggagagactAAGCAGCCAAGGCTCAGTCACCAACACACAGTCTGTTGACTCATTGCTAG AACAAGACTGGAGTGAGTTGGTCCCTGAGACTGAGCGCTTGGACACCAGTGCACACAAAGCGAAAGGCTTGCTGGCTCAGAAAGCCAAACGTCAGCCTCCGTCTCGAAGCAAACTGAAGGAGAGCCTCACGGTGGCTTCAAGTCACTCTCAG GAAACTGAAGAAGAGGacgagcaggaggagcaggaatctcccaggaggaggaggtccaTTCAGGAGAGCCTGTCCCTCCCAGTGCCTGTCTGCTATCCTGGGAGTGGACAGAAAGATAATCCAGGCGAGGCCAGAGATGGATCCAGGACTAAGGTGGATCTCTCCAGCAGCCCGtctttgtcactgtcacaggGTGACAGTGTTGAAAGCAGCGGAAGTCCTTCTTTGTCTCCTCCAAAAGACACCTCCTCACCACATTCCCCCACTGGATTCATGCGCAATGTCAAGAAGAGAGAGTCCAAAGGCAAAGGCAAGGAGCTCAAAG AGGAGTTAAATGAGCCTTCACCAGCAGGAAAACCTAAAAGACGATTTCCAGACTTTGG TGGCCTCCGGAAGTCAGGtggcaaaggaaaaaaacacgACAAGGAGGCAATGAGAGCATCTTTGGACAGCAG GGGGTCAGCAGAGTTACTGGAGGAGTCTGGAGGGAACCTGTCTCCTGCAGATTCGATGACCTCCATCCCTACCTGTATGCCCTTCACCTGGTTTGGAGACAAGGAgagggacagggacagagacagggagcCCTCCTCTTCTAGCAGCAGCCTGCCATACGCTGCAACTGAGACCAGCAGTGAGCAAAGCCACGAGCGTAAGAATAAG ACAAATCTCTCCTGGTCCTCTTTATTCAGTCGCTCATTAGATTTG AGTTTTTCAGTCATAGATGATTCTAACGCTGCCAGTCCCAGTTCAGACATCTCTGGGTTAGTTGCTGAACCCAATCTGTCTGGGCGCTCACACACTTTAATCTTCTCTTCCAGTGAG ACTCTGGATGATGAACCAGTAGCTACAGGAAAAGAGTATCAGTGGCAGAACCGGCCTGTCTCTGAATGGACCAATCAGCAGGTGTGTCACTGGTTGATGGGCATGAACATGGACCAGTACACACCTGAATTCACAACAAAGGGAGTGGATGGCCAGCAGCTGTTGCACTTGGACAGTGACAAACTGAAG GCACTTGGTGTGTCGAGTCAGAGCGACCGTTCGACTATCAAGAAGAAGCTGAAGGACATGCGCAAGGCccaggagaagctggagaaacaaagagagaaaagagagaaggaggtgCGACGCAGTGGGAAGCTGCCAGTCACTACCGACTCTGTCTGCTGA
- the ppp1r9ala gene encoding neurabin-1 isoform X2, producing the protein MIKAESKGGERTLRSASPHRNAYKSDFHAIKCSFDGPKSEGAAKSYANGSSDTREDSRGRPFGTRVNKIKNIFLQMDGQQQECQEAKVTLKSDVSQVSPPKLQFPVNSHRANFNTATSPESHNLDKTPKGEDVEIDKVALAEKFSVTRKLFERGIKEQPAAEKQSPNRVVNRLSLGSASDEGKSTRRVSGSSDTTVKSEQTPSSAVKCRPDEKADGEKKHVPKPSLNAGPMSKRLENYMAENDSEDNNTAAAKGVTVSAKQHTTEHLQPTSPTRDSSHKPTSPLKEATNSSPVVNTTNKNTSQTACVINKPPTSGSNIGLKPTIPVTNAAYKSVSPTTDTTHKPLSPEQTAPISHGYKRSSSSGDGFSRTSAGGDDGKPHSPPPRDVKQPLSSAGGFQNTNRAKYSEKAKSNDNVVHSPTRDKPPSQTPSLDSRGVGMVRAELVVVQNESSESEENEDENVEDNVFKEEKVQRLKHLPAETQNCNLSYQALVRDVAKETQKFAETVGEGRLLEDVEQFELKEERREDRIVSQDADDNCEEDDEVAEEETEPEEQVGQSILDRVSPVVYGIENAAFVDDRDVDQVLREEEEEEEEDEEEDQMYREYDDCYEAPGLSDEEEPPLKRKIKFSTDPILVFSTFSNEEYDRRNDDVDPVAASAEYELEKRVEKMDVFPVEIEKGDNGLGISIIGMGVGADQGLEKLGIFVKTITEQGAAERDGRIQVNDQIVEVDGISLVGVTQLFAATVLKNTKGTVRFLIGREKPGTQSEVARLISETLEQEKNQQQQQQHLDDPYEHSTEEEERYEEEDGVDERILGSNFSPGRNVEVFELPDSEALFMPTNMDSSQMAFKFKELQLKHSIAAAEINQLKEKLRASEEDKSLWEARESALEQKIEDSSDKILKLESYWLEAQALCKTVNEQLAETQAQYETLDKKYNKAKKLLKDYQQKEIDFVKKEEELRKNLDEKDKWYKEQLESLQNRIAVLESREASCAEHQNSQDSAAEERLSSQGSVTNTQSVDSLLEQDWSELVPETERLDTSAHKAKGLLAQKAKRQPPSRSKLKESLTVASSHSQETEEEDEQEEQESPRRRRSIQESLSLPVPVCYPGSGQKDNPGEARDGSRTKVDLSSSPSLSLSQGDSVESSGSPSLSPPKDTSSPHSPTGFMRNVKKRESKGKGKELKEELNEPSPAGKPKRRFPDFGGLRKSGGKGKKHDKEAMRASLDSRGSAELLEESGGNLSPADSMTSIPTCMPFTWFGDKERDRDRDREPSSSSSSLPYAATETSSEQSHERKNKSFSVIDDSNAASPSSDISGLVAEPNLSGRSHTLIFSSSETLDDEPVATGKEYQWQNRPVSEWTNQQVCHWLMGMNMDQYTPEFTTKGVDGQQLLHLDSDKLKALGVSSQSDRSTIKKKLKDMRKAQEKLEKQREKREKEVRRSGKLPVTTDSVC; encoded by the exons ATGATCAAAGCCGAAAGCAAAGGAGGCGAGAGGACCCTGAGGAGCGCGTCCCCTCACAGAAATGCATACAAGTCTGATTTTCATGCCATTAAATGCTCCTTTGATGGGCCAAAATCTGAGGGTGCTGCCAAATCATATGCAAACGGCTCCAGCGACACCCGGGAGGACTCAAGGGGGAGGCCTTTTGGGACAAGAGTGAACAAGATAAAGAACATATTCCTACAGATGGATGGTCAGCAACAGGAGTGCCAAGAAGCCAAGGTGACTTTGAAGTCTGATGTGTCCCAGGTTTCCCCGCCGAAGCTACAATTTCCAGTCAACTCACACAGAGCTAACTTCAACACTGCCACAAGCCCTGAATCACACAATTTAGATAAAACACCCAAAGGGGAGGATGTTGAGATTGACAAAGTGGCTTTAGCAGAGAAATTTTCTGTGACCAGAAAACTCTTTGAGAGGGGCATCAAAGAGCAGCCTGCAGCTGAAAAGCAGTCTCCAAACAGAGTAGTGAATCGCCTGTCCCTTGGAAGTGCCTCTGATGAGGGGAAAAGCACAAGGAGAGTATCGGGATCCTCCGACACCACTGTCAAATCAGAGCAAACTCCTTCATCAGCAGTTAAATGTCGACCAGATGAGAAGGCTGATGGTGAGAAAAAGCATGTGCCTAAACCGTCACTGAATGCAGGACCCATGTCCAAGAGGTTGGAGAATTACATGGCTGAGAATGACTCAgaagacaacaacacagctgCTGCAAAAGGGGTAACGGTATCTGCTAAACAACACACCACTGAACACTTACAGCCTACCTCTCCAACAAGGGACAGCTCGCACAAACCTACTTCTCCCCTCAAAGAAGCGACTAACTCTTCGCCTGTAGTTAATACCACTAACAAAAATACATCCCAGACGGCGTGTGTTATCAACAAACCACCAACCTCTGGGTCTAATATTGGGCTCAAACCAACAATCCCAGTTACTAATGCAGCTTACAAGTCTGTTTCTCCAACAACTGATACCACTCACAAACCCCTTTCACCAGAGCAAACAGCCCCAATTAGCCACGGCTACAAGCGTTCCTCGTCATCCGGTGATGGATTTAGCAGGACATCTGCCGGTGGGGATGATGGGAAGCCACATAGTCCGCCCCCAAGGGATGTGAAGCAGCCTCTGTCATCAGCTGGTGGCTTTCAGAACACCAACAGGGCCAAATACTCTGAAAAAGCCAAGAGTAATGACAATGTGGTACATAGTCCCACCAGGGACAAGCCACCCAGCCAGACCCCATCACTGGACTCCAGGGGGGTGGGCATGGTACGGGCAGAACTGGTAGTTGTTCAGAATGAATCTTCAGAGAGTGAGGAGAATGAAGATGAGAATGTTGAAGATAATGTATTTAAGGAAGAGAAGGTGCAGAGACTCAAACATCtaccagcagaaacacagaactGTAACCTGTCTTACCAGGCCTTAGTAAGAGATGTCgcaaaagagacacaaaagttTGCAGAGACTGTGGGTGAAGGTAGACTCCTTGAGGACGTAGAGCAGTTTGAGTTGAAAGAGGAAAGACGAGAGGACAGAATTGTGAGTCAAGACGCTGATGATAATTGCGAGGAAGATGATGAGGtagcagaggaggagacggagcCGGAGGAGCAGGTGGGCCAAAGCATCCTGGATCGGGTCTCTCCGGTGGTTTATGGTATTGAGAATGCAGCCTTTGTGGATGACAGGGACGTAGACCAGGTCCTtagggaagaggaggaagaagaggaggaagacgaggaggaggatcAAATGTACAGGGAGTACGATGACTGTTACGAAGCTCCTGGTCTGTCGGATGAGGAGGAGCCTCCCCTGAAGAGGAAGATCAAGTTCTCCACAGACCCAATTCTG GTCTTCAGTACCTTCTCCAATGAGGAATATGATCGGCGAAACGATGATGTGGACCCAGTCGCAGCGTCTGCAGAGTATGAACTGGAGAAAAGAGTGGAGAAGATGGATGTTTTCCCTGTGGAGATTGAGAAAG GAGATAACGGGCTGGGTATCAGTATCATAGGAATGGGAGTGGGAGCTGACCAGGGTCTGGAAAAGCTTGGCATTTTCGTCAAAACCATAACAGAGCAaggagcagctgagagagaTGGACG CATACAGGTGAATGACCAGATAGTGGAGGTGGATGGTATCAGCCTAGTGGGCGTCACACAACTGTTTGCTGCTACAGTCCTGAAGAACACCAAAGGCACAGTGAG gttccTGATTGGACGAGAGAAGCCAGGGACACAAAGCGAGGTAGCACGCCTCATAAGTGAGACACTGGAGCAGGAgaaaaaccagcagcagcagcaacaacacctGGATGATCCCTATGAACACTCAACAGAGGAG GAGGAGCGCTacgaggaggaggacggagTGGATGAGAGGATTCTGGGCTCCAATTTCTCTCCAGGGCGGAACGTAGAGGTGTTTGAGCTGCCTGATTCAGAGGCTTTGTTTATGCCTACCAACATGGACAGCTCTCAGATGGCCTTCAAGTTCAAAGAG CTGCAGCTCAAGCACAGCATTGCAGCAGCTGAAATAAATCAACTAAAGGAAAAG CTAAGGGCATCAGAGGAGGACAAATCGTTGTGGGAAGCCAGGGAGTCTGCACTGGAGCAAAAGATCGAGGATAGCAGTGACAAAATCCTGAAGCTGGAGAGTTACTGGCTGGAAGCCCAGGCTCTGTGTAAGACTGTGAATGAACAATTAGCTGAGACTCAGGCCCAGTATGAGACCCTGGACAAGAAGTACAACAAGGCCAAGAAACTGCTCAAGGACTACCAGCAGAA AGAGATAGACTTtgtgaagaaagaggaggagctgagaaaAAATTTAGATGAAAAAGACAAGTGGTACaaggagcagctggagagtCTACAGAACAGG ATAGCTGTCCTGGAGTCCAGAGAGGCCTCATGTGCAGAGCATCAGAACAGTCAGgactctgctgcagaggagagactAAGCAGCCAAGGCTCAGTCACCAACACACAGTCTGTTGACTCATTGCTAG AACAAGACTGGAGTGAGTTGGTCCCTGAGACTGAGCGCTTGGACACCAGTGCACACAAAGCGAAAGGCTTGCTGGCTCAGAAAGCCAAACGTCAGCCTCCGTCTCGAAGCAAACTGAAGGAGAGCCTCACGGTGGCTTCAAGTCACTCTCAG GAAACTGAAGAAGAGGacgagcaggaggagcaggaatctcccaggaggaggaggtccaTTCAGGAGAGCCTGTCCCTCCCAGTGCCTGTCTGCTATCCTGGGAGTGGACAGAAAGATAATCCAGGCGAGGCCAGAGATGGATCCAGGACTAAGGTGGATCTCTCCAGCAGCCCGtctttgtcactgtcacaggGTGACAGTGTTGAAAGCAGCGGAAGTCCTTCTTTGTCTCCTCCAAAAGACACCTCCTCACCACATTCCCCCACTGGATTCATGCGCAATGTCAAGAAGAGAGAGTCCAAAGGCAAAGGCAAGGAGCTCAAAG AGGAGTTAAATGAGCCTTCACCAGCAGGAAAACCTAAAAGACGATTTCCAGACTTTGG TGGCCTCCGGAAGTCAGGtggcaaaggaaaaaaacacgACAAGGAGGCAATGAGAGCATCTTTGGACAGCAG GGGGTCAGCAGAGTTACTGGAGGAGTCTGGAGGGAACCTGTCTCCTGCAGATTCGATGACCTCCATCCCTACCTGTATGCCCTTCACCTGGTTTGGAGACAAGGAgagggacagggacagagacagggagcCCTCCTCTTCTAGCAGCAGCCTGCCATACGCTGCAACTGAGACCAGCAGTGAGCAAAGCCACGAGCGTAAGAATAAG AGTTTTTCAGTCATAGATGATTCTAACGCTGCCAGTCCCAGTTCAGACATCTCTGGGTTAGTTGCTGAACCCAATCTGTCTGGGCGCTCACACACTTTAATCTTCTCTTCCAGTGAG ACTCTGGATGATGAACCAGTAGCTACAGGAAAAGAGTATCAGTGGCAGAACCGGCCTGTCTCTGAATGGACCAATCAGCAGGTGTGTCACTGGTTGATGGGCATGAACATGGACCAGTACACACCTGAATTCACAACAAAGGGAGTGGATGGCCAGCAGCTGTTGCACTTGGACAGTGACAAACTGAAG GCACTTGGTGTGTCGAGTCAGAGCGACCGTTCGACTATCAAGAAGAAGCTGAAGGACATGCGCAAGGCccaggagaagctggagaaacaaagagagaaaagagagaaggaggtgCGACGCAGTGGGAAGCTGCCAGTCACTACCGACTCTGTCTGCTGA